The following nucleotide sequence is from Campylobacter coli 76339.
TAATTAAAAGAAAACAGTATCAAAGCCATATAAGCAAAAACGATAAATTCTTGATCACCTTCTTGAGTAAACAATCCCACCAAATCCTTACCAAAAACAAATATCATCACGATAGACAGTAAAGACAAAATCGCACCCGCAAAAAACATTACCTTTAAAATATCTTTAATCCTTGAAAAATCCTTTTTAGCATAATTATAACTTAACGCAGGCTGCATCGCATCACCCATAGCGATAATAAGCATAATGATAAAATTATCAATATACGAAACGATAGAAAAAGCAGCAACCGCTTGAGTACCTGAAATTTTTAATAAAACCAAATTGGCAAATATGCCATATAAAGAACCCGAGATATTGCCAAAAAATTCACTGCTTCCGTTGTAAACTATATTTTTGAAAATCTTCATATTCATATACAAACTTGAGAATTTAAGCTCTAAATTTTGAAATAAAAAAGGAAAAATTCCAAAAATACCACCTAGCATAAGTCCTAAACAAGTTGCAAGAGCTGCTGAAAACAATCCCCAACCCAACACAACGATGAAAATATAATCAAGCACTATATTGCTCAATGCTATAATCACATTCATTATCATACTATAAGTTGTTTTTCCACAAATTCTAAGATAATTATCCAAAGCGAAAGAACACATTGTAAAGGGGGCAAACAAAGCAAATACAAGCATACACTCTTTTGCCATTGATTTGATATCTTCATTTACATCTAAAAAATCGATCAAAACAGGACTCAAAAGATATTCTAAAATACCTACCAAGCATGAAATAAGGAAGATAATCAACATACTAGAACTAAAGATTTTTCTAGCTAAATGCTTCTTCCCAAGTCCTAAATGCATGGAAATTTGTACAGCTGAACCAATGGCTATCATATCAGCCAAAGCAAAAGATATCATAATAAAAGGAATAATCAAGGCCAAAGCTGCTAAAGCGTCATTTCCTAGATATTTTCCAACAAAAATTCCATCAACAATATAATAAAAAGAAATAAATGCCATGCTTATTACATTAGGCACAGCACATTTAACAAAAAGCCTAAAAGGGCTTAAAGTGCTAAAAATATTTGACATAAAAAATCCTTTAAAATATTTAACAATACAAATATCTTAAAAGGAGCTAATAGAGTGTTTGAAGTCCTAGTATGTAGAAAGCTAAGCGATAGGTTTCTATCGGTATAATTTTTTTATTGTTTTTATCTTGTGTTTGCATAATAATATTTAAAAATTAAAATATAATGAAGAAATTATAATATTGAAAGTTTAATAAGTCAAATTCAGCCCAAGGGCTAAATTTGATTAAATTACGGCAAGTATCTTTACAGCGTCATTTAAACCTGTTACTATGCTTGCGCCATTTTTAGTTGCAATATCTCCTGCTACGAAAATGCCTTTTACATTGCTTTGTTTATTTTCATCCATTAAAGGAACTCCTTTATCATCGACATTGATTCCGCATTTTTGTAAAAAATCAAGAGGAGTAGAACCACCGATAGCATAAATGATTCTATCATAAGTCTCACTGCTACCATCGTTAAATTTCACTTTAGCTTTGCCATTATCATCCTCAAGCTCTTCTATATCTATACCGAGTTTTAATTCTACTTTGCCTGAATTTCCAGCTTCGTGGATATCTTTAAGATTGATATCATTTAGCCTTGTAAATTCTTTCTTGCGATAACAAAGACTTACTTTGTTTGAACTAGCCAAATCCACTGCGTACTCTGCAGCTGAATTTCCGCCTCCTACAACGAGGATTTTTTCATCACCTAAAACAGAGTTGGCATTGAAATTAATAATCTTTGTTAAAGTTCCAGGAAGTTTATAATCAGGCTTATTAGGCTTACCCATTCTGCCTATAGCAACGATGATATTTTTACACTCATAAATACCCTTGCCTGTACTTACTAAAAATACTCCGTTTTCATTTTTAACGCTCTCTACCTCAGAGCCAAATTCAACTTCTATATTATGCTCATTTAAAGCATTTTGAAAAGTTTCTATGGTGCTTTCTTTAGTTCCATCTTGAAAAGGAACATGTCCGTGATTTGTTCCTTCACAACCCTTATAAGCCATATCAACCCTTTTGCCATCTTTGTAAAACTGCATTAAAGTTTGGCAAATATTGTTTGATTTTTCCAATACTAAAACTTCTTTATTTTTAAGCTTAGCCTCAACTGCACAGCCAATTCCTGTTGGCCCTGCACCTACTACGATTAAATCTACTTTTTTCATTCGAAAATTTACCTTTCAATTCTAAATTTTTTTGTATAATTTATCAAGTTTTTTGTAAATAAAGGATTAAAAATGCGAAATTTACTTGAAAATATTAAGAAAAATTCTCAAAAACTACTTAACTTAACACCCAAGGATAAAGAAAATATTATATTAAAACTAGCTCACACTTTAAGAAAGAATTTCAAAACCGTACTAGAAGCTAATGAAAAAGATATAGACAATTTTACTAAAAGTGGAGCAATGCGGGACAGACTTTTGCTAGATGAAAAACGCATTTTTTCTCTTTGTGATGCTTTGGAAAAAATCGCTTATTTAGAAGATCCTATAGGTAAAATTTCCAAAGGCTGGGTTAATTATGCGGGCTTAAAGATAGAAAAAGTCAGCATTCCTATAGGGTTAATCGGTGTGATTTATGAAGCAAGACCGAGTCTAAGCGCTGAAATCATCGCTTTAATGATAAAAAGCTCCAATGCTTGCGTACTTAAAGGAGGCAGCGAAGCAAAATTTACAAATTCAGCTATATTTGATCTTGTTTATAAAGTACTAGAAGGGTTTAATTTGCAAGATTGTTTTGCTATGTTTTATGAAAGAAATGAGATCATGCAAATTTTAGCTTTTGATGATTTAGTCGATGTGATCATCCCTCGTGGAAGTTCAAATATGATACAAGAAATTACTAGTCATACAAAAATTCCACTCATCAAACAAGATAAAGGCTTGTGTCATGCTTTTGTGGATGAGAGTGCAAATTTAAATATAGCTTTAGAAATCATCCTTAATGCAAAATGCCAAAGAGTAAGCGTTTGCAATGCTCTAGAAACCCTTTTAATCCATGAAAAAATTGCTAAAGATTTTATAAAGCTTTTAATCCCTGAATTTGAAAAATTTAAGGTAAAAATTCACGCACATGAAAATATCTTAGAGCATTTTAAAAACTCAAAATTAGAAATTTCAAAGGCTGATGAGAGCACTTTTGATACAGAATGGCTTGATTATGCTATCAGTATAAAATCGGTAAAAGATTGTGATGAGGCTATAGAGCATATTAACCAACACAGCTCTTTACACTCTGAAACCATAATCTCAAACAATGCTTTAAACATAGGCAAATTTCAACGCCTTCTACGCTCATCTTGTATTTATGTCAATGCCTCGACTCGTTTTAGTGATGGGGGTGAATTTGGCTTTGGTGGAGAAGTGGGAATTTCCACAAGTAAACTTCATGCAAGAGGTCCTATGGGGGTTGAAGATATTTGCACTTATAAATATCTAATCAGTGGAGAAGGACAAATAAGAAAATGAGCAAAAGGAAAATTTTAAAACAACAATGCAAAGAAATCATACAGCTTAATCCAACTGAAAGAGTTTGGCAAATGCCTTTTTTCTTTGCCTTGGCAGTTGGATTTGCACTTAGTATTGCCGCATATTATGAGCGTATGGACTTGGGATTAATTGCTATGATAGGAATTATGGCTTTTGTTTATACAACCAATACGCCCATATATCATAGAATGGCTGTTACAATGTGCTGTTCTTTTGGTTTGTGCTTATCTTTTTTAATAGGACTTTGCACCCATTTTTTTCCTGCGTTTTCTCCGCTCATAATCGGTCTAGTAGCCATGGCTAGCTCTATTTTGATACGCTATTACAATATAGGTGCACCGGGGTATTTTTTCTTTGTTTTTTCCTGCTTATTGGCTTCATTTTTTCCTTTTCCACCCAAAGATTATATTTTTTTAGTGGGATTAATTTGTATAGGTGGTATCATTGCCAACATAGCTGCTTTTTTATACTCTATATCTGTCATTTATATTTTTAAAAATTCCCCACCCAAACCTGTTTTACAGAATGGAAATTTGGGTTTTGATATCATCTTTGTGGATTCTATGATTATTGCTTTTTTTGTTGGTTTTGCAGTGTTTCTAGGAGCATTTTTAGAACTCGATAGAAGTTATTGGGTTGCAGTGAGTACAACTGTTATCTTGCAAGGAGCCAATTTAAAATCAGTCTGGATAAAACAGCTTCAACGCATTCTTGGGACGACAGTGGGAATCTTATTTGCATGGTGGCTTTTAAAGATTAAATTTACCCCTCTAGAATTTGTCTTTTTGATGATGTTTTTAGCCTTTATAATTGAGTTTTTAGTAGTTAGAAACTACGCCTTAACTGTAATTTTTCTTACTCCTTATGTGACTTATTTGGCCGAGGCGGCTTCTTTTGGAAACTTAAGCGTCGATATGTTAATACATGCTCGCTTGCAAGATATTATCATAGGAAGCCTTTTAGGGCTTCTAGGGGGTTTTGTTATTCACAAGCCTTATTTAAGAAAATATTTTGAATACATTGCAAAATATATTTTTAGAGTAAGACTAAAAACCAAATAAAGCACAAGCGTTATCTCCTAAAATTTGCTCTTGTTCTTTTTTGGAGATAACGATTTTTTCAAAAGCTTCAAAAGCACTTAGAAAATTGATATTTTTTTCAAAATTAGTATGCGGCCAATCGCTTCCAAAAACAAAATTTGTAGGCAAAAAATGCTCTTTTAAAATTTCATACATTGTTTTAGCAAATTTTATTGCTTCTTCATTTTTAGTATAATGAATTTTTGCCCTATAAAATCCACTGATTTTAAAAAACACTTTAGGATTTTTAAGATGAAGTAATTCTTCTAAATTTTTAGATTTATCGCTTGCTCTAGCTAAATGATCTATAACTATATCGCAACCAAAAGGAAGGATTTGTTTAATGATTTTTACAAGATCATCATCCAAATCTCTTTGAATTTCAACTTGCATTTTAAGCTTAGCTAAATTCTCAAAAAATTCCATCCAAATAGGATTTTTAAAATCATCCAACTCCTTGCCGATAAGATTTAATCTTACACCGCAAGCTTTTCTTTTTTTTAATTTTTCCAATTCTTCAAATTTAATGTTTTCATCCACTACAACAATAGCTTTAATATTTTCATCATCTTTAATACTATCAAGCAAAAACTCATTATCTACACCTAAAAAACTTGGCTGAACTAAAACACCCTTATCAAAATCATAACGATCTAAATTTGCCTTATAATCTTTAAAACTCGCATCGTAATCAGGCTTATAACGCGCATTTTCAATGCTTTTTAATTCTTTTAAAAAAATGTGTGCGTGAGTATCTATTTTCATAACAAAACCCCTATAAAATAAAACTGATAATAATGGTGGCTATAATAGCTGCACCAAAGCCTATCGGCACTGCTTTTACAAGCAAATCTTTAAATAATTTTTCTCTGTATTTTTCAGGACAAGCACCTAAAATCAAACTTCCCCCTGAAGAAAATGGAGAAATCGCAGAAGCTTGAGCGCCTATAACTATACAAGTAAAAAGTAAGGCTTCGCTTAAACCACTACTTTGAGCTATGCTTGGAATTATAGGAAAAAGAGCTGGAGTTACCACACCTAAAGTACTTGAAAAAAGTGACATAAAGGCTGCTATGGCGCACATTGTTAAAGGGATAAAAACCACACTCACTTCATTTTTTACAAGAGTTGAAAGCCATTTAATTGTCCCTGCTTCAACCGCTACACTAATAAGCATCCCTACCCCACATATCATAATCAAAGTATTCCAAGGAATAAGCGCTATAACTTTTTTCTCATCGGCTAATTTTAAGAATAAAGCAATGGCAACAAAAATAATAGCTATCATCGCAATATCTATTTTTTTATTAAAATACTCTATTATAGAAATTTGAGGAAAAATAAGATGAGCTATAGGCCCTGCCAAAACGATAAATATCATTATAAACATCAAAATCAAAGTTGTTTTTTGCTTTGTATCAAAAGCTTCTGGTTTTTCTATCACACTCACCTGTGTTTTGTTTCTAAAAGCACTCAATACGAAAAACGATAAAACAAAGATAGGTAAAACAATAGTCGCTATAAAAATAAAACTCGAATTTATAAAAGCTACACCTGTATCAATCCCTGATTTTTCCATAAGAGTACGAAAAATAATCCCACTTTGAGAAGTCATGAAATTAGCTCCACCCAAAGCTCCATAGTTTATAGCCATAGCTCCTGCAATTTTGCTTAAACCCACTTTATCACAAAGTAAGAATGTAAGCGGCGCCATAAAAGCCAAAACTGTATAAAATCCAGCACCCAAAGCGGCGATAATCGCACTGATTGCAAAAATAACAAAAGGTAACAAATAAGGATAATTAGCAAAACGATACATTAAATGTCCGGATAATTTTTCAAGAGTCCCATTAACCACAGCAAAATTGTAAAAAAGTGAAACAGCAAAAATCACAAAAAATATAGAAATAGGCCAAAAAGCAATGATTTTTTTAACTTCTAGATCCATAAAAAAGGCACCTATAATATAAGAAAAAACCATAGCAAAAAGTCCCACATTTATCTTGGTAATATAACCTAAGACAATTGCTAGTAAAATACAAGAAATTATCAACAATATCATTTATTTCCTTCAAAAATTAATTTGTGAGCATAATAGCAGAAAAATAATATTTTAATAACAAAATAAATTTTTTTATTATGAAATAATTCATACTGGTTACAATTTTACTCATTCATCCAAAACTTTTAACAAAGATAAATCAATTGTATATTCTGATCATATTTACTTAAAAAATTTATAGGATTTATTGCTTATCTTAGTCTTTTGAAGCTTTATTTTTCAAACAATAAGTAAAAACTGATTTAATTAAGAGAAGATGTAAAAAATATTTTTTATTTACAAGGGTAAAAATTTAAGTGATAAAGTCAAGCTTTTGAAATAAATCAAAAGCTTTTTAAATTACTTATTAGCTCTTTCTATATATTCTCCACGCACTGTATCAACGCGTATAACTTCGCCCTCTAAAACATGGAAAGGAATTTGTACAACCGCGCCTGTTTCAAGTGTAGCAGGTTTTTTGTTTGAACCTTGAGTATCGCCTTTAAAATTTGGAGCTGTTTCTACAATCTTTAGTTCTACAACTTGCGGAACTTCTACGCCGATAGCTTTGCCGTTGTGAAAAAGCACATCCACCATCATACCATCAAGCATCCATTTTTTTGCTTCACCCACATCTTCTTCGCTGATTGCAACTTGCTCGTAAGATTCTGTATCCATAAACTGACAATTTTCACCATCATCATAAAGATACTGCATAGTTTTTTCTTCCAAATTTGGAGCTTCGCATTTATCTCCTGCGTGAAAAGTTTTTTCTAAAACCTTGCCATCAATAAAAGATTTGATTTTTATGCGCACAAAAGCAGGACCTTTTCCTGGTTTTACATGTTGATATTCAACTATTTTAAAAGGAATTCCATCGATTTCGATTTTAAGCCCTTTTTTTAAATCGCCCATTGAATAAGATGCCATAATTTTCCTTTTTATATTAAAAATGAATTATAATTCTAACAAAAATTATTTGATATCACAATATAATTGATAATAAAATAAGTATTTTTTTGCTAGAATTAAGCTTTAAAGCATAGTAAATGCTCGCTTCTTTAAAAAGAAGAGGAAAGTCCGAGCTGCAAAAGACAAACATTCCATCTAACGGATGGCTAGGGCGACCTAAGGGACAGTGCAACAGAAAGAAAACTACCACGAAAGTGGAAAAGGTGAAACGGTGAGGTAAAAGCTTACCAGCGATTTTGGCAACAATTTCGGCTATGTAAACCCAATGTGCAGCAAGAAGGGATGGTTAAGGTCTTTGTTTTAACCCTTCGCTTGATTTTGTTTGTGAAAACAAAACTAGATAAATGAGCATTCTAGACAGAACTCGGCTTATCGCTATGCTTTAAAATTTTAATCTTTAAAATATTTCAAAGCTTTTTGAATTTTTTGAATTTCGCAAGCTTTAGAATTCTTTTTTACATTCATTAAAACAATTGCTTCTTGCAAGAGCGCTCTCATTTGCTCTAAATTATCATTTAATTTATCTTTTAATTCATCGCTTTGAAAATCTCTCGCAAGATCTTCAAGCATTTTTTTTAAATCAAGCGTATTTAATAAACTTTCAAGTTTATCAATATCTTCTTGTATGAGTGCAAGTTTAAAATCACTAAGCCATTGCTTCATTACTATGTACTTCTCTCCAAGCTTCTAATAAACCTTTGGTTACATTGATAACCTCATCAATCCTTGCTTCATTATTTTCTAAATTTGCCAAAGATAAAAGCTGGATCTCTCTTGTATAAAGCCCACTAAGATAATGCGCTACATCACCACCTTTTTCATAATCTAAGGTATTGATAAGCTCGATAAAAATAGCTGTGGTTCTTTTTACAAAATACACTCTTTGCTCTATATCCTCATTTCTTATCGCTACTTTAGCTCTTGAGCAAAAACGTAAAATTCCCTCATAAAGCATTTCGATAAGTTTTTGCGGAGATTCTATC
It contains:
- a CDS encoding membrane protein, whose product is MSKRKILKQQCKEIIQLNPTERVWQMPFFFALAVGFALSIAAYYERMDLGLIAMIGIMAFVYTTNTPIYHRMAVTMCCSFGLCLSFLIGLCTHFFPAFSPLIIGLVAMASSILIRYYNIGAPGYFFFVFSCLLASFFPFPPKDYIFLVGLICIGGIIANIAAFLYSISVIYIFKNSPPKPVLQNGNLGFDIIFVDSMIIAFFVGFAVFLGAFLELDRSYWVAVSTTVILQGANLKSVWIKQLQRILGTTVGILFAWWLLKIKFTPLEFVFLMMFLAFIIEFLVVRNYALTVIFLTPYVTYLAEAASFGNLSVDMLIHARLQDIIIGSLLGLLGGFVIHKPYLRKYFEYIAKYIFRVRLKTK
- a CDS encoding Thioredoxin reductase; protein product: MKKVDLIVVGAGPTGIGCAVEAKLKNKEVLVLEKSNNICQTLMQFYKDGKRVDMAYKGCEGTNHGHVPFQDGTKESTIETFQNALNEHNIEVEFGSEVESVKNENGVFLVSTGKGIYECKNIIVAIGRMGKPNKPDYKLPGTLTKIINFNANSVLGDEKILVVGGGNSAAEYAVDLASSNKVSLCYRKKEFTRLNDINLKDIHEAGNSGKVELKLGIDIEELEDDNGKAKVKFNDGSSETYDRIIYAIGGSTPLDFLQKCGINVDDKGVPLMDENKQSNVKGIFVAGDIATKNGASIVTGLNDAVKILAVI
- a CDS encoding Gamma-glutamyl phosphate reductase; translated protein: MRNLLENIKKNSQKLLNLTPKDKENIILKLAHTLRKNFKTVLEANEKDIDNFTKSGAMRDRLLLDEKRIFSLCDALEKIAYLEDPIGKISKGWVNYAGLKIEKVSIPIGLIGVIYEARPSLSAEIIALMIKSSNACVLKGGSEAKFTNSAIFDLVYKVLEGFNLQDCFAMFYERNEIMQILAFDDLVDVIIPRGSSNMIQEITSHTKIPLIKQDKGLCHAFVDESANLNIALEIILNAKCQRVSVCNALETLLIHEKIAKDFIKLLIPEFEKFKVKIHAHENILEHFKNSKLEISKADESTFDTEWLDYAISIKSVKDCDEAIEHINQHSSLHSETIISNNALNIGKFQRLLRSSCIYVNASTRFSDGGEFGFGGEVGISTSKLHARGPMGVEDICTYKYLISGEGQIRK
- a CDS encoding Flagellar biosynthesis protein FliS; translated protein: MQNSLAYNAYSQNQAGIESPQKLIEMLYEGILRFCSRAKVAIRNEDIEQRVYFVKRTTAIFIELINTLDYEKGGDVAHYLSGLYTREIQLLSLANLENNEARIDEVINVTKGLLEAWREVHSNEAMA
- a CDS encoding Translation elongation factor P: MASYSMGDLKKGLKIEIDGIPFKIVEYQHVKPGKGPAFVRIKIKSFIDGKVLEKTFHAGDKCEAPNLEEKTMQYLYDDGENCQFMDTESYEQVAISEEDVGEAKKWMLDGMMVDVLFHNGKAIGVEVPQVVELKIVETAPNFKGDTQGSNKKPATLETGAVVQIPFHVLEGEVIRVDTVRGEYIERANK
- a CDS encoding membrane protein, which codes for MILLIISCILLAIVLGYITKINVGLFAMVFSYIIGAFFMDLEVKKIIAFWPISIFFVIFAVSLFYNFAVVNGTLEKLSGHLMYRFANYPYLLPFVIFAISAIIAALGAGFYTVLAFMAPLTFLLCDKVGLSKIAGAMAINYGALGGANFMTSQSGIIFRTLMEKSGIDTGVAFINSSFIFIATIVLPIFVLSFFVLSAFRNKTQVSVIEKPEAFDTKQKTTLILMFIMIFIVLAGPIAHLIFPQISIIEYFNKKIDIAMIAIIFVAIALFLKLADEKKVIALIPWNTLIMICGVGMLISVAVEAGTIKWLSTLVKNEVSVVFIPLTMCAIAAFMSLFSSTLGVVTPALFPIIPSIAQSSGLSEALLFTCIVIGAQASAISPFSSGGSLILGACPEKYREKLFKDLLVKAVPIGFGAAIIATIIISFIL
- a CDS encoding Multi antimicrobial extrusion protein (Na(+)/drug antiporter), MATE family of MDR efflux pumps, with protein sequence MSNIFSTLSPFRLFVKCAVPNVISMAFISFYYIVDGIFVGKYLGNDALAALALIIPFIMISFALADMIAIGSAVQISMHLGLGKKHLARKIFSSSMLIIFLISCLVGILEYLLSPVLIDFLDVNEDIKSMAKECMLVFALFAPFTMCSFALDNYLRICGKTTYSMIMNVIIALSNIVLDYIFIVVLGWGLFSAALATCLGLMLGGIFGIFPFLFQNLELKFSSLYMNMKIFKNIVYNGSSEFFGNISGSLYGIFANLVLLKISGTQAVAAFSIVSYIDNFIIMLIIAMGDAMQPALSYNYAKKDFSRIKDILKVMFFAGAILSLLSIVMIFVFGKDLVGLFTQEGDQEFIVFAYMALILFSFNYLFAWFNVLSGSFLTASNKASFSLILSLSQNLFIPLCFLLILSSIMGLKGVWLSPFFAELCVLILACIFVRKVFKKLSFS